AAATAGTTATTCTGGTTCCATTTAGAAAGGCTCCACTATTTATAATACCCTTGAAGAGTTCATCATGAAAGGGATCGTATACTATTCCAACAACCGTTTTTTTCATTTCTGTTGAGAATATGCCAATGGAGATGCAAAAATGGTGGATTCCATGAGCATAATTATTGGTAGCGTCCATGGGGTCTATATACCAAATGAATTCGCCCTCGATCTCCCTCCTGCTGCCCTCCTCAGCTATAATTGAATGATCCGGATATTCCTTCTTGATACAATTAAAGATAAAGATTTCCGATTCTTTATCAATATTTGTAACTAAATTTGTTCTGCTTTTATAGGATATTAAGATACCCTTTGACCGGAATTCCCTCAACAGTATTTTCCCAGCAGCAATGGAGATACCTTCAGCAAATTGAGCAATTTTAAGGATATCCATATTCTCTAATATGTGCCTCC
This genomic stretch from Spirochaetota bacterium harbors:
- a CDS encoding inositol monophosphatase family protein yields the protein MDILKIAQFAEGISIAAGKILLREFRSKGILISYKSRTNLVTNIDKESEIFIFNCIKKEYPDHSIIAEEGSRREIEGEFIWYIDPMDATNNYAHGIHHFCISIGIFSTEMKKTVVGIVYDPFHDELFKGIINSGAFLNGTRITISEVNDIGISIIATGFPYNKVDRERNNLIEFNRVLPFVQGIRRMGSAALDLSYVACGRFDGYWEPGLFSWDMAAGSLIVEEAGGKVSKYDGSPFDPEYPEILATNGKIHNRLMGLLKS